One Thalassospira marina DNA window includes the following coding sequences:
- a CDS encoding plasmid mobilization protein, producing MATTRNLVKTYLDDTELARLDRLAGQMRLSRSELLRRLLMNSKLPDQRTFEASQAILDLLRVNADQARLGNLFKLALDEPLSADLLAKFDQLIIDITATQNALKSLVREIDRSLHRKVS from the coding sequence ATGGCCACCACCCGCAACCTGGTTAAAACCTATCTTGATGACACCGAACTGGCCCGCCTCGACCGACTGGCCGGGCAAATGCGGTTAAGCCGTTCGGAGCTGTTAAGACGGCTGCTCATGAATAGCAAACTGCCCGATCAGCGCACGTTTGAAGCCTCCCAGGCCATACTTGACCTTCTCAGGGTCAATGCCGACCAGGCCCGTCTGGGCAATCTCTTTAAACTGGCCCTTGATGAACCGCTAAGTGCCGATCTGCTGGCCAAGTTTGATCAGCTGATCATCGACATTACGGCGACCCAGAATGCGCTTAAAAGTCTGGTCCGCGAGATTGACCGTTCCCTGCATCGTAAAGTGTCATGA
- a CDS encoding zincin-like metallopeptidase domain-containing protein, translating into MFNAEQIDGLAPFIAPEPTFSPVERAEELLKQGEVPILHDQKDRAFYRPMSDEIHLPPQNAFHSQYDYYATALHELGHSTGHQNRMAREFGPFGSEAYARVELRAEIASYMLTTELGLGHYPERHAAYVGSWMRTIKEDRNVLFTAARDAEQIRSWVSQPELREQLKPVLAQEKQQEATKMVRKNRIVPEQREDLPGWNEKDVRENWMLHAGRLENMVNIDIERMVEAKNAFDQIDIAGQGSDDPAIREGAKRHQQETFARMDKLGNFTTSYAELLSVMYDAHPDQDHFKPLRPDWFIPAEKRENDLAKSLGTDPARGVADRVFERQAENTAVKIKEDWMLHAARLDGLPDGEARALNDAKNSFQRIDVWWQYSDDPDKKDRSFNQERETFTTMADLAGRSAKHAELLSAMYDAHPDQDYFKPLRPQWFVPEAQRTSELVKSLGADPGQKMADRFIAEQKQARQESRATNLAATTGPASQPKEAVVNNIAPGTEPNTPKKRHYLNVPYSEKNDAKALGAKWDRRAKSWYVQDDTDLKPFARWNEQTLEKPQSRMRPEEEFALACRENGLVIEGLPTMDGKWHRVSVESDRKGQKSGSYRGFIEGIPAGNIVNYKSGNEPVKWVSSAAERNPAEIERSKAEAAARKAQMEENLKAQYKQVAKRAYAMVQGADTASSDHVYLQRKQVGGETLKQDIHNNLLMPMTTAKGFIENVQVITPDGSKRFLKDGRKTGLMHMIPGTKKGPILIVEGYATGKSLNMATDYQTAIAMDSGNLAPVAEALQKAFPDRPLIIAADDDHGVEARQGINPGIKGAERAAALVDAAVIRPNLSPAEKQAGLTDFNDLHVARGIDSLAKTVKQQIEELGLTQKLQKARTLPAPKQQQRSQRQQVAI; encoded by the coding sequence GTGTTCAATGCCGAACAGATCGACGGCCTCGCCCCTTTCATTGCCCCGGAACCGACTTTCTCACCGGTCGAGCGGGCCGAAGAACTGCTCAAACAGGGCGAGGTTCCCATCCTTCATGACCAGAAGGATCGGGCCTTTTACCGCCCGATGAGTGATGAAATCCATCTGCCGCCGCAAAATGCCTTTCACAGCCAATATGACTATTACGCAACCGCTCTGCACGAGCTGGGCCATTCCACCGGCCACCAAAACCGCATGGCGCGGGAGTTCGGGCCGTTTGGCTCCGAGGCCTATGCCAGGGTAGAACTGCGCGCCGAGATTGCCAGCTACATGCTGACCACCGAACTGGGGCTTGGCCATTATCCGGAACGCCATGCCGCCTATGTCGGAAGCTGGATGCGCACCATCAAGGAAGACCGGAACGTCCTGTTCACTGCCGCCCGGGATGCCGAACAGATCCGAAGCTGGGTGAGCCAACCGGAACTGCGTGAACAGCTCAAGCCTGTTCTGGCACAGGAAAAGCAGCAGGAGGCCACCAAAATGGTCCGCAAGAACAGGATTGTGCCCGAACAGCGCGAAGACCTTCCCGGCTGGAATGAAAAGGACGTCCGGGAGAACTGGATGCTCCATGCAGGCCGGCTTGAAAACATGGTCAATATCGATATCGAAAGGATGGTCGAGGCCAAAAACGCCTTTGATCAGATCGATATCGCTGGACAAGGTTCTGACGATCCGGCCATTCGCGAGGGTGCAAAACGGCACCAGCAGGAAACCTTTGCCCGCATGGACAAACTGGGGAACTTTACCACCAGCTATGCCGAACTGCTCTCGGTGATGTATGACGCCCATCCCGATCAGGATCATTTTAAGCCCCTTCGCCCGGACTGGTTCATTCCGGCAGAGAAGCGCGAAAATGACCTGGCCAAAAGCCTGGGCACGGATCCCGCCCGGGGCGTTGCGGATCGGGTCTTTGAGCGACAGGCAGAAAACACGGCAGTCAAAATCAAAGAAGACTGGATGTTACACGCCGCCCGTCTTGATGGTTTGCCCGACGGCGAGGCCCGGGCCCTGAATGATGCAAAGAACTCTTTCCAACGCATCGATGTCTGGTGGCAATATTCTGATGATCCCGACAAAAAAGACCGCTCTTTTAACCAGGAACGGGAAACCTTCACGACGATGGCCGACCTTGCGGGCCGCTCTGCCAAACATGCCGAACTGCTCTCGGCCATGTATGACGCCCATCCTGATCAGGACTATTTTAAGCCGCTGCGCCCGCAATGGTTTGTGCCGGAAGCACAACGCACCAGTGAACTGGTGAAAAGCCTTGGGGCTGATCCGGGACAGAAAATGGCGGACCGGTTTATCGCCGAGCAAAAACAGGCGCGCCAGGAAAGCCGGGCGACGAACCTTGCTGCAACGACCGGACCAGCCTCCCAGCCCAAAGAAGCTGTGGTAAACAATATCGCCCCGGGGACTGAACCAAATACTCCGAAGAAGCGCCATTACCTCAATGTCCCCTATAGCGAGAAGAACGACGCCAAGGCACTTGGCGCGAAATGGGACCGGCGGGCGAAGTCCTGGTATGTGCAGGACGACACTGATCTCAAACCTTTTGCCCGCTGGAACGAACAAACTCTCGAAAAACCGCAATCCCGGATGCGCCCGGAAGAGGAATTTGCTCTGGCCTGCCGTGAAAATGGTCTGGTGATCGAAGGCCTGCCCACCATGGATGGCAAATGGCACCGTGTTTCGGTGGAAAGCGACCGCAAAGGCCAGAAGAGCGGTTCCTATCGTGGTTTTATCGAAGGCATTCCGGCCGGCAATATCGTCAATTACAAATCCGGGAACGAGCCGGTGAAATGGGTCAGTTCGGCTGCCGAGCGCAACCCGGCCGAGATTGAACGCAGCAAGGCCGAAGCTGCCGCCCGCAAGGCGCAAATGGAAGAAAACCTCAAAGCCCAATACAAACAGGTGGCCAAACGCGCCTATGCCATGGTTCAGGGCGCTGATACCGCCAGCAGTGATCATGTCTATCTGCAACGCAAGCAGGTGGGCGGAGAAACGCTAAAACAGGACATTCACAACAATCTGCTGATGCCGATGACCACTGCCAAAGGCTTTATCGAGAATGTCCAGGTCATCACGCCCGATGGCAGCAAACGCTTCCTCAAGGATGGGCGCAAAACCGGGCTGATGCACATGATCCCGGGCACAAAGAAAGGCCCGATCCTGATTGTCGAAGGATATGCCACCGGCAAAAGCCTCAATATGGCCACCGACTATCAGACCGCCATTGCGATGGATAGCGGCAATCTCGCCCCGGTCGCCGAAGCCCTGCAAAAAGCCTTCCCCGACCGGCCCTTGATCATCGCCGCCGATGATGATCATGGGGTTGAAGCCAGACAGGGCATCAATCCCGGTATCAAAGGGGCCGAACGCGCAGCGGCACTGGTGGATGCTGCTGTTATCCGGCCCAACCTCTCCCCGGCGGAGAAACAGGCGGGCCTCACCGACTTTAACGATCTGCATGTCGCACGCGGCATCGACAGCCTGGCCAAAACCGTCAAGCAGCAGATCGAGGAACTGGGCCTAACGCAAAAACTGCAAAAGGCCCGGACCCTGCCTGCCCCCAAACAGCAACAGCGTTCGCAACGCCAACAAGTGGCGATCTAA
- a CDS encoding type I restriction endonuclease subunit R yields the protein MPKTDTSEKGLETLIVNSLIGDAGYVAGESRDFDREHAVDLAKLSDFIVATQPKAAEALGLGEDGPKRLQFLHRLQGEIAKRGIIDVLRNGVKHGPVSLELFYGTPSVGNKKAEELFVANIFSVTRQLHYSKDETKLSLDMAIFINGLPVATFELKNSLTKQTVEDAVEQYKRDRDPKELLFQFGRCVVHFAVDEHEVRMCTHLKGKVSWFLPFNKGWNDGAGNPPNPHGLKTDYLWKEVLTKRNLTDILENYAQVVEETDDKGKKKPPKQVFPRFHQLDVVRKLLADAEVNGAGKRYLIQHSAGSGKSNSIAWLGHQLIGLETGGKTTFDTVIVVTDRRVLDKQIRDTIKQFAQVASIVGHAERAGDLRAFLQAGKKIVITTVQKFPFILDEIGDEHRGRSFAIIIDEAHSSQGGRTSAKMNIALAAEGAEEEDETVEDTINRLMEARKVLPNASYFAFTATPKNKTLEIFGAGVSQGGKVKHVPFHSYTMKQAIQEGFILDVLKHYTPVDSYYRLMKTVEDDPQFDSKRAQKKLRRYVESNDYAIRKKAEIMVDHFHDQVIGRRKIGGAARAMVVTSGILRAIQYFQAFRDYLKERKSPYKAIVAFSGEHEYGGEKVTEASLNGFPSNKIEEMVKSGPYRFLIVADKFQTGYDEPLLHTMYVDKTLSSIKAVQTLSRLNRAHPQKHDTFVLDFMNDVDAIKASFEDYYRTTILSEETDPNKLHDLKASLDRYQAYSWEQVEELVALYLGGADRDKLDPILDACVATYNTDLDEDGQVDFKGKSKAFTRTYGFLSAILPYSNADWEKLSIFLTFLTPKLPAPEEQDLSRGILEAIDMDSYRVEAQATMSIALQDADAEIGPVPSVGGGRKAEPELDNLSNILKTFNDMFGNIDWKDADKIGQVIAEELPTKVAADKAYQNAIKNSDKQNARIEHDKALERAVIELLTDHTELFKQFSDNPSFKKWLSEAVFSATYRAAQSGAAASVHTNR from the coding sequence ATGCCGAAGACTGATACGAGCGAGAAAGGTCTCGAGACCCTCATCGTAAATTCGCTGATCGGCGATGCCGGTTACGTTGCAGGCGAGTCCAGGGATTTCGACCGCGAACACGCCGTTGACCTGGCTAAACTGTCGGACTTCATTGTCGCCACACAGCCAAAGGCCGCTGAAGCATTAGGATTGGGCGAGGATGGGCCGAAGCGGCTGCAATTCCTGCACCGGCTTCAGGGTGAGATCGCTAAGCGCGGTATCATCGACGTACTGCGCAATGGCGTCAAACACGGCCCGGTCTCGCTGGAGCTGTTCTACGGCACACCATCGGTGGGCAATAAGAAGGCCGAAGAACTGTTCGTCGCCAATATCTTCAGCGTAACCCGGCAGCTGCATTACTCCAAGGACGAGACCAAGCTGTCGCTCGACATGGCGATCTTCATCAACGGCTTGCCCGTCGCCACTTTCGAACTGAAGAACAGCCTGACCAAGCAGACCGTCGAGGACGCCGTCGAACAGTACAAACGCGACCGCGATCCCAAGGAATTGCTATTCCAGTTCGGCCGTTGCGTCGTTCACTTCGCCGTCGATGAGCATGAAGTGCGAATGTGCACCCATCTGAAGGGCAAGGTATCCTGGTTTCTGCCCTTCAACAAGGGCTGGAACGATGGCGCAGGCAACCCGCCCAACCCGCATGGGCTGAAAACGGATTACCTTTGGAAAGAGGTTCTGACAAAGCGCAACCTAACCGACATTCTTGAAAATTATGCCCAGGTCGTTGAAGAGACCGATGACAAGGGCAAGAAAAAGCCGCCCAAGCAAGTGTTCCCGCGCTTCCATCAGCTAGACGTGGTGCGCAAGCTGCTGGCTGATGCGGAGGTAAATGGTGCTGGCAAACGCTATCTGATTCAGCATTCGGCTGGCTCGGGCAAAAGCAACTCCATCGCATGGCTCGGCCATCAGCTGATCGGGTTGGAAACCGGCGGAAAAACCACCTTTGACACGGTTATCGTCGTAACCGACCGCCGTGTGCTGGACAAACAGATCCGCGACACTATCAAGCAATTTGCGCAGGTTGCCTCGATTGTAGGCCATGCAGAACGCGCGGGCGATCTGCGAGCTTTCCTGCAGGCGGGTAAAAAGATCGTCATCACGACGGTACAGAAGTTCCCCTTCATCTTAGATGAAATTGGCGATGAACATCGCGGACGGTCGTTCGCCATCATCATCGACGAGGCCCATTCAAGCCAAGGTGGCCGGACATCGGCGAAGATGAACATCGCGCTTGCTGCCGAGGGGGCGGAAGAAGAGGATGAAACGGTCGAGGACACCATCAACCGCCTGATGGAAGCCCGTAAGGTGCTGCCTAACGCCAGCTATTTTGCGTTCACGGCGACGCCCAAGAACAAGACACTGGAGATTTTTGGTGCCGGTGTTTCACAGGGTGGCAAAGTCAAGCATGTGCCCTTCCACAGCTACACAATGAAACAAGCTATTCAGGAAGGTTTCATTCTTGATGTGCTGAAACATTATACGCCGGTCGATAGCTACTACCGTCTGATGAAGACGGTTGAAGACGACCCTCAGTTTGATAGCAAGCGTGCACAGAAGAAGCTGAGGCGTTATGTCGAATCCAACGATTATGCCATCCGGAAAAAAGCAGAGATCATGGTCGATCATTTCCATGACCAAGTCATTGGACGCCGGAAGATTGGCGGTGCCGCTAGGGCCATGGTCGTCACCAGCGGGATTCTTCGCGCGATCCAGTATTTTCAAGCGTTCCGCGACTATCTGAAAGAGCGCAAGAGCCCTTATAAGGCAATTGTCGCCTTCTCCGGGGAGCATGAGTATGGCGGCGAGAAGGTGACAGAAGCGAGTTTGAACGGCTTCCCGAGCAACAAGATAGAAGAGATGGTCAAGTCTGGCCCGTATCGGTTCCTGATCGTTGCTGACAAGTTCCAGACCGGCTACGACGAACCTCTGCTGCACACGATGTATGTCGATAAGACGTTGTCGAGCATCAAAGCAGTTCAGACATTGTCCCGCCTCAACCGGGCGCATCCGCAGAAGCACGATACCTTCGTGCTGGATTTCATGAACGATGTGGATGCGATCAAGGCGTCGTTCGAAGACTATTACCGGACCACGATCCTCAGCGAGGAAACCGACCCCAACAAACTGCACGACCTGAAAGCTAGTCTTGACCGCTATCAGGCCTATTCCTGGGAACAAGTCGAGGAACTGGTTGCGTTGTATCTTGGCGGTGCTGACAGGGACAAACTGGACCCGATCCTCGATGCCTGCGTGGCAACCTATAACACTGACCTGGACGAAGATGGGCAGGTCGACTTCAAGGGCAAGAGCAAAGCGTTTACACGCACCTATGGTTTTTTGTCTGCCATACTTCCCTACTCGAATGCCGATTGGGAGAAACTTTCAATCTTCCTGACGTTCCTGACTCCAAAGCTTCCCGCACCAGAGGAGCAGGATCTTTCCCGGGGGATACTTGAGGCAATCGATATGGACAGCTATCGGGTGGAAGCACAGGCCACAATGTCGATAGCACTTCAGGATGCTGATGCTGAGATCGGCCCAGTTCCTAGCGTTGGTGGAGGGCGTAAGGCGGAACCTGAGTTGGATAATCTTAGCAACATCCTTAAGACCTTCAATGACATGTTCGGCAATATCGATTGGAAAGATGCTGATAAAATAGGGCAGGTGATAGCAGAGGAATTGCCGACAAAGGTGGCAGCAGACAAGGCTTACCAAAACGCAATCAAGAACTCGGACAAGCAGAATGCCCGCATTGAGCACGATAAGGCTTTGGAGCGCGCGGTCATCGAATTACTGACGGACCACACCGAGCTCTTTAAGCAATTCAGTGATAATCCTTCGTTTAAGAAATGGCTTTCTGAGGCTGTATTCTCCGCAACATATCGTGCCGCGCAGAGCGGCGCTGCGGCTAGTGTTCATACGAATAGATAG
- a CDS encoding transposase, with product MPRNRHHDRQTDRIPCRPCPVTRQSGQWRGKAFIQGGRKFLRDALYMPALVCALYNPDFRQKYQAMTEAQ from the coding sequence GTGCCTAGAAATCGGCACCATGATCGACAAACAGATCGCATCCCTTGCAGGCCTTGCCCCGTGACCCGCCAATCGGGTCAATGGCGCGGCAAGGCATTCATTCAGGGCGGACGGAAATTCCTGCGCGATGCTCTTTACATGCCAGCACTCGTCTGTGCTCTTTACAATCCCGATTTCCGACAGAAATATCAGGCCATGACAGAAGCGCAGTAA
- a CDS encoding PD-(D/E)XK nuclease family protein, translating into MKVELLSSNLPEFFQNLGECSFHSSKVSGGVVELPSENQLLGLFEDLGGLVSDQVLGPVNYGNPWSIAGLRRDEVRNAAVLKWFLDPRGGHGLHAGLLNSFLANIPDFPLKPSSHCRLAVENCPDGSRDSRVDIRIDDPGNFFLIIEVKIDAGEQIDQLQRYCQIAEACARDGRPWKVIYLTCTGAVPKSAGIYFDDVVPYSWSKIASHLWDSAKKPKNGHEISRFFAKTFARHISRF; encoded by the coding sequence ATGAAGGTAGAATTGCTGAGTTCCAATCTGCCCGAGTTTTTTCAGAATTTGGGGGAATGTAGTTTTCATAGCTCTAAAGTTTCAGGCGGCGTTGTAGAGTTGCCGAGCGAGAACCAGCTGTTGGGCCTTTTCGAGGATTTAGGGGGGCTGGTTTCGGACCAGGTACTCGGACCAGTGAACTATGGCAACCCTTGGAGTATTGCGGGTCTGCGACGTGATGAAGTTCGAAATGCTGCTGTCCTAAAGTGGTTCCTTGATCCTAGAGGTGGGCACGGGCTACATGCTGGTCTCTTGAACAGCTTTCTGGCTAACATTCCAGATTTTCCCTTGAAGCCCTCAAGCCATTGCCGGTTGGCCGTTGAAAACTGTCCCGATGGATCGAGAGATAGTCGTGTCGACATTCGGATCGACGATCCTGGCAATTTTTTTCTTATCATTGAGGTGAAAATTGATGCGGGGGAGCAAATTGATCAATTGCAACGTTACTGCCAGATTGCCGAGGCTTGTGCGCGCGACGGTCGACCTTGGAAAGTCATTTATCTTACATGCACCGGTGCGGTGCCAAAGAGCGCAGGAATTTACTTTGACGATGTCGTTCCATACTCTTGGTCAAAGATTGCTTCACATTTGTGGGATTCTGCGAAGAAGCCAAAAAATGGGCATGAGATTTCTAGGTTCTTTGCGAAAACCTTTGCGAGACATATCAGCAGATTTTAG
- a CDS encoding restriction endonuclease subunit S has product MSSILKPYPAYRASGLPWLGHVPEHWDVRRNGRLFSERNQTGFEDLPILEVSLRTGVRVRDMENGARKQQMKDRSKYKYAAKGDISYNMMRMWQGAVGVAPVDGLISPAYVVARPFDEVETRYYTYLFRTDAYMREVNKFSRGIVSDRNRLYWDEFKQMPSAFPPTDEQIRIADFLDAHSRLTARLIRNKRRLIGLLNEQKQAVINQAVTRGLDPNAPMKPTGIDWMPEVPARWGLPKFKFFARFLSGGTPPMAEGKYWTDDIPWVSPKDMKVARIASAQMSVSKKAIEDGHTPLLKPGNLMMVVRSGILRRSIPVAICDAPVTINQDIKGIVLDENVVSPSYLQLLVTGLEGSLLLAWRKQGATVESLEYQFFANSYLPLPDIHEQNEIEIRCKEETAVFDKAIEKAQSEISLVREYRERLIADVVTGKLDVRGIEITALPDKPLDDDLEEIEEELDTDTEDSLEGADAED; this is encoded by the coding sequence ATGAGTTCTATTCTAAAACCTTATCCGGCCTACCGTGCCAGCGGGCTGCCTTGGCTGGGCCATGTGCCCGAGCATTGGGATGTGCGTCGAAACGGAAGACTGTTTTCCGAGCGCAATCAGACCGGCTTCGAGGATCTACCTATTTTGGAGGTTTCCTTGCGCACGGGTGTCCGTGTCCGCGACATGGAGAACGGCGCGCGAAAGCAGCAGATGAAGGACCGAAGCAAGTACAAGTACGCGGCGAAAGGTGACATCTCCTACAACATGATGCGCATGTGGCAAGGTGCCGTAGGAGTAGCTCCAGTCGATGGTCTCATCAGCCCCGCATATGTCGTCGCACGTCCATTTGACGAAGTTGAAACGCGCTATTACACGTACCTATTCAGAACCGACGCTTACATGCGGGAGGTAAACAAGTTCTCACGTGGCATCGTTTCAGATCGTAATCGGCTCTATTGGGACGAGTTCAAACAGATGCCCTCGGCCTTTCCGCCGACGGATGAGCAGATCCGGATAGCCGATTTTCTCGACGCCCATAGCCGCCTTACAGCTCGCCTCATCCGCAACAAGAGGCGATTAATTGGGCTGTTGAACGAGCAGAAGCAGGCGGTCATCAATCAGGCTGTTACACGCGGCCTCGACCCCAATGCCCCGATGAAGCCAACCGGCATTGACTGGATGCCCGAGGTTCCGGCGCGTTGGGGGTTGCCGAAGTTCAAGTTTTTCGCCCGGTTCTTGAGCGGCGGCACGCCACCAATGGCTGAAGGCAAGTACTGGACCGATGACATTCCTTGGGTCTCGCCCAAAGACATGAAGGTTGCGCGCATTGCTTCTGCTCAGATGAGTGTGAGTAAGAAGGCTATCGAAGACGGCCATACCCCTTTGCTGAAACCCGGTAATCTGATGATGGTCGTGCGCTCGGGCATTTTGAGGCGCTCAATCCCCGTCGCGATTTGCGATGCGCCGGTCACGATTAACCAAGACATCAAGGGCATCGTGCTAGATGAGAATGTGGTCTCTCCGAGCTACCTCCAACTTTTAGTGACAGGCCTGGAGGGTAGTTTACTTCTTGCTTGGAGGAAGCAGGGCGCGACAGTTGAGAGTTTAGAATATCAGTTTTTTGCAAACTCGTACTTACCGCTTCCAGATATTCATGAGCAGAACGAAATAGAAATTCGTTGCAAAGAAGAAACTGCTGTCTTCGATAAGGCTATCGAGAAGGCTCAGAGCGAGATTTCGCTGGTCCGCGAGTACCGCGAGCGCCTGATTGCCGATGTCGTCACGGGGAAGCTGGATGTGCGCGGCATTGAGATCACCGCACTTCCTGACAAGCCATTAGACGACGATCTGGAAGAAATTGAAGAAGAGCTGGATACGGACACAGAAGATAGTTTGGAGGGGGCCGATGCCGAAGACTGA
- the traI gene encoding TraI/MobA(P) family conjugative relaxase, giving the protein MIAKKIPKNAHIADNYKELAHYIAAAKEAGEKLDRFWIANCGAGENKDDLDLALVEIEAVRRLKPDVKDKSYHMIVSFRPGEKDRLSDQDLKDIAETYAGALGFSGHQYVAGTHINTDNFHMHIAFNRVHPETLQLVTPYRDFKILDRVSRQLEKKYGLFVDNGMAQRKDNSAKLSPSARDYESQTWQESFQNHVLGHRKEILKQTAEAKTWQDLHDVLSEYDIKIKKRGNGFVLLGPDGQGMKASALDRSMSKAALEKKLGTFKPPLEEQRATPEKQTRPKRRYKRRPTLRHPAMPPLWRKYLGTQKLTPAPHTTLLSRSLSNWKLFLVSEAYRDPLAAVFLIAHQEMLHLVFGEDRPTPVTKLANPALTAWKEAGHWAKAKSLKWLSETRSTGRGCRMDDEGNLLVPFRDRNGHLQVVRLYSPDGKSLDIGNERAHTLVHLIDPRKQIDKGPVIFTADYADAVKIHDATRRPVIVLADPNDMRQVLKEHQRRYPDSTAIIADPAIPRQPNVPIVSLPDQDDATDIRRAFAEATDDKAFIVWDTCSDWAKPKNSAWLKATGLRGYGVKLTAKGDIAVPLRDKSGRVENVMLIDKQGRQSLVLKSPSDQVQMHRIDPQKRGDKDTLIIARDYADAAALHKATNCPVMIPARPRRTGRLWPATCARGTTTPKSWSRSAQQSSPTTQKKQQGWAWRLCARR; this is encoded by the coding sequence ATGATCGCCAAGAAGATCCCCAAAAACGCCCATATCGCCGATAACTATAAAGAACTGGCCCATTATATTGCGGCGGCCAAAGAGGCTGGCGAAAAGCTCGACCGTTTCTGGATTGCCAATTGTGGGGCGGGCGAAAACAAAGACGATCTTGATCTCGCCCTGGTCGAGATTGAAGCCGTGCGCCGCCTCAAGCCCGATGTCAAAGACAAATCCTATCACATGATTGTCTCGTTCCGCCCAGGCGAGAAAGACCGGCTGTCGGATCAGGACTTAAAGGACATTGCCGAAACCTATGCCGGGGCGCTGGGTTTTAGCGGCCATCAATATGTGGCCGGCACCCATATCAATACCGACAATTTTCATATGCACATCGCCTTTAACCGGGTGCATCCAGAGACGCTCCAGCTCGTCACCCCCTATCGCGATTTTAAAATCCTCGACCGGGTCTCGCGCCAGCTTGAAAAGAAATATGGCCTGTTTGTCGATAACGGCATGGCACAACGCAAAGATAACAGCGCCAAACTCTCCCCTTCCGCCCGCGACTATGAATCCCAGACCTGGCAGGAAAGTTTTCAGAACCATGTGCTGGGTCATCGTAAAGAGATTTTAAAACAAACGGCAGAAGCAAAGACCTGGCAGGATCTGCATGACGTTTTGAGTGAATACGACATAAAGATCAAAAAGCGCGGCAATGGTTTTGTGCTGCTCGGGCCGGATGGCCAGGGCATGAAAGCATCAGCCCTGGATCGTTCCATGAGCAAAGCCGCGCTGGAAAAGAAACTGGGGACCTTCAAACCACCCCTTGAAGAGCAGAGAGCAACACCGGAAAAGCAAACACGCCCCAAACGGCGCTATAAACGCCGCCCAACCCTGCGCCATCCGGCCATGCCGCCACTCTGGCGCAAATATCTCGGCACGCAAAAACTGACCCCGGCCCCGCACACCACTCTGTTGAGCCGATCGCTGTCAAACTGGAAGCTGTTTCTGGTCAGTGAGGCCTATCGTGATCCGCTGGCTGCGGTATTCCTGATCGCCCATCAGGAAATGCTGCATCTGGTCTTTGGCGAGGACCGGCCAACACCGGTGACAAAACTCGCCAACCCGGCGCTCACAGCCTGGAAAGAGGCCGGACACTGGGCCAAGGCCAAATCCCTTAAATGGCTGTCAGAGACCCGTTCGACCGGTCGGGGCTGTCGCATGGATGATGAAGGCAACTTGCTCGTGCCGTTCAGGGACCGCAACGGCCATTTGCAGGTCGTGCGGCTTTATTCGCCGGACGGCAAAAGTCTCGACATTGGCAATGAACGGGCACACACGCTGGTGCATCTCATTGATCCCCGAAAACAGATCGACAAAGGCCCGGTGATCTTTACCGCCGATTATGCCGATGCCGTTAAAATCCATGATGCCACACGGCGACCGGTAATTGTTCTGGCCGATCCCAATGACATGCGTCAGGTGCTTAAAGAGCATCAACGGCGATACCCCGACAGCACAGCAATCATTGCTGATCCGGCCATCCCGCGCCAACCCAATGTACCGATTGTGTCCCTGCCCGATCAGGATGACGCGACCGACATTCGCCGCGCTTTTGCCGAGGCTACCGATGACAAAGCCTTCATAGTCTGGGATACCTGCTCCGACTGGGCCAAACCCAAAAATTCAGCCTGGCTGAAAGCCACCGGCCTGCGCGGCTATGGCGTCAAGCTTACAGCCAAAGGCGACATCGCCGTACCACTGCGCGATAAATCCGGCCGGGTTGAAAATGTCATGCTGATCGACAAACAGGGCCGTCAAAGCCTGGTGCTGAAAAGCCCGTCCGATCAGGTGCAGATGCACAGGATTGATCCACAAAAACGCGGGGACAAAGATACACTGATCATCGCCCGGGATTACGCTGACGCGGCGGCACTGCATAAGGCGACGAACTGCCCGGTGATGATCCCCGCCAGACCCCGGAGGACTGGGCGGCTCTGGCCCGCCACATGCGCGAGAGGAACAACAACGCCGAAATCCTGGTCGCGCTCGGCGCAACAGAGCAGCCCGACGACACAGAAAAAGCAACAAGGCTGGGCATGGAGATTGTGCGCCCGAAGATGA